CATTTATACCAGTTCTTTGCAAATTCTTGCCGACAACAATATCGGCATTGAAGAATTGACCGGCACCGGTGCTCCTGTTGTTCAATTCCTTACTTCTAAAAATGTAAGTATTCACTATGAAACGCCGGGATCCGCGAACACAACGATGCTACTTTACAGCATTAACGGCCAGATGAAGCAAAGGCTCTTAAATATTGTTGAAGGCCCCGGAATGCATACACATTCCTTCAACCTCGAAAACTTGTCTGCAGGATTGTATCTCCTTCAATTGAAGTCTGGAGCTATCTTGCACACTGAAAAAATCATCATCGACTAAATCCTTTGTGAAGCATGAAATTTATTATCAGCTACACCTTTGCCTTTTCCATAATTACCTGTCTTGTTTTAATGGGCAGTTGCGCGAAAGACAAAGCAAGCCTGGGGCCGAAAGCACTTGATACCATTGGCTGCATAAAAATCGGTGACACCATCACTTATACCGGTGACGTGAAGAGAATAATGGAAACCTACTGCACCGGAACCAGTCAGGAACATTTTGGAATCTGCCACCAATCGGAGGCAGATGGCGGTACACCCGGACTTGATTTTACCTCTTATGCAGGAATTAAAGAAAAAGCGGATGATGGAAAGCTTATCGAGAGGGTAGTCAATGATCCGGCAAGTCCGATGCCTTCTATTTTGACAACGGGGCCACAAAAATTATCCGATTGTGATTTTGTAAAAATCCAGGCGTGGGTTGAAGATGGAGCGGTGGAGAATTAGCGAAGTGGTATGGTAATTGAAATTCAGCATACTTTTAAAAATATTTCCGCTTCAGTAAATCACAGAATAAGTTTACAATGAAAAAAAATTTGCTTCTCGCAATTGCACTTTGTTGCCTGTTTACAGCCCGGGCACAGGATGTTTTTCTTTCTTCCACCAGCACCGTTTCGTTTTTCTCTGAAACGCCTGTTGAAAACATTGATGCTACCAGCAAACAGGTAGTAGGTGCTGTAAATGTGAAGGCCAAATCGGTTTACTTCAAAGCAAAGATGTCAACGTTTGAATTTAAGAAAGCACTGATGCAGGAGCACTTTAATGAAAATTATATAGAGAGTGAAAAATATCCGAATGCAACTTTCAATGGCATCATCAACGAATCGGTTGACCTTACCAAAGATGGAACATATGCTGTTACAGTAACCGGAAATTTTAATCTGCACGGAGTTGACCAGAAACGAACTATTCCCGGAAGCATTACCGTAAAATCAGGTACCATTGATGTGTCGGCTGAATTTGATGTTAAATTGTCCGATCACAACATTACTATTCCAACAGTAGTAGTTAAGAATATTTCCGAAACTGTGAAGGTGAAAGTGCAGGCATCATTGTTACCTGTTAAATCTGAAAAATAGTATTCGCCTGAACCGCACACCGGATTTTCTTTAACTCATTTCAATTTTCACCGGTTGATTTTCCTGCTCTTGTATCGAAAAAATTTTAATCTTCCATTAAGTTAGTTGCTTATGAAAAAAATCTCCACTGTCATTTTCATCCTGATTACTTTTTTCTATTCATCTCTGTTATTTGCCCAACAGGATCCCGATTTGTCAGCTATCGTTGATGAAAATTCAGCACCCGCCGCCAAAGAATTTGTCAGCGCTACTTTTAAAGCATTTCGTATTGTAAATGCGCAAACCAATGAAACGGCAAAAAAGAACAACCTGCATTTTAACATTGCGCATCGTTTTGGCGACATTGCAGGGGAAGCCGGCGGCATAAGCACCTTCTATGGTTTTGACAATGCAGCAGATATTCGTTTCTCCTTTGATTATGGTATTACGGACCGTCTTCAGGTGGGCATCGGAAGATCCAAAGGCGTTGATGCTTACGCCCAATTTTATGATGTGAATATCAAGTACAGGTTGCTGCGCCAAACTACCGACAATAAGATGCCGGTGAGTGTAACCTTATACGGAATTGGCGGCATTACCGGACGACCGGCCACCAGTGACAGCACATCAGATGCTTCTTTTCAAAATACAGCACAGAGAATGTCGTATGTATCACAGGCGGTTATTGCAAGAAAATTCACACCCGGATTTTCACTGGAAGTATTACCTACGTGGCTGCACCGCAACTATGTTTCCTATGAAGATAAAAATGATATGTTTTCTTTAGGAATAGGTGCGCGTGTTAAACTGACCAAACGTTTTGCCCTGATTGCGGATTACTATCACAACTTCTCATCCTATCGCACCAATGCTAAAGATGCGAACGGCAACAAAGAATTTTATGATCCTTTAAGTATAGGTGTTGAAATAGAAACCGGTGGTCACGTTTTTACCATTAATTTCTCGAACTCTATGGGTATTCTTGAAAATATGTATTTGCCATTCACCCGTTCCAACTGGCTCGATGGCGAATTCCGGATTGGGTTTAACATTGCACGCAATTTTGTGATTGGGAAAAAGAGTTGGTGAGTTCTTTAAATGGTTAAACTGTTACATTGTTTAATTGTTTTTTAACTGTTTAGGCTTGATTAAAGTACAGCAACAATTAAACAATTTAGCAATTAAACAATGTATTTCCCGCTCTCCGAAGGCACCTATTCAGTAGATGAAAGCAAACTATTCATCCCTTTTGATCCATTAACAGATCACCTTCACGATCGGCCTGCTTCTTTAATCGTTGACATTGTTCCTTTCCTGGTAAGGACAAAAAATGAACTGATTGTAATTGATCCCGGCCTGGGTTTGCCTTCTGCGGAAGGGGATTTTATGATTCATGAAAACATTCAGCGTGCAGGTTTCAATGCAGATGATGTAGCTGTTGTTTTGCTGAGTCACTTACACAAAGATCACGCAAGCGGCATCTGTTACGGAAAGGAGCCGGTGTATGATCTGATGTTTCCAAATGCCACTTATTATTGCCAGAAAAGAGAACTTGAATATGCATTCACGAAAAAAGAGTCTCCTTCTTTTGTACTTGCCAAACTTGAGTTTCTGAGCCATTCATCAAAACTTATTTTATTGGATGGTGATGGAAAAATCAGTGACGACATTGCGTATGAAATCAGCGGCGGACATACGCCATATCACCAGGTGTTTACTATAAAAACTGAAACCGGCTCGTGCTTTTATGGTGGTGATGTATTGCCGCAACCAAAACAATTGCAAATGAAATTCAGCGCCAAGTATGATTTCGATGGAAAGGTGTCTGCTGAAAAGCGCATTGAATACGGAAACCGTGCTGCTGAAAATAATTACACCTGTCTTTTCTTTCATTCTGCAAGCATGCCTATGGCGAAGGTGAAGAAGCTGGGTGAGGGGAAGTTTTTGTTGGAGGGAATTGAGAATTAGGAATTGTCTTTTAAGTGTTTGAAATGTTTAAGGGTTGATATTGTTTAGGTTGTTGAACTCCCAGGTACATACTGATCAAATTGATTTCTTTGAGTCCAATTTATTTCAATGACTAATGACTCAATGACTAATTCCCAATTGACCTTTCGCTCGCCAGCAGCATCACCCCCGCCAATCCCGACAATAGCGACCCAACGAGTATCGCGAGTTTCGCAGTGTCTAAAACAGCAGCATCAGAAAATGCGAGTGTTGCAATAAAGATCGACATGGTAAAGCCAATACCTGCTGCAAATCCTGCTGCCAGCAGTTTTCTCCAGGTAACCTGAAGCGGTAATTGCGCCCATCCGGCTTTAATGGCGATCCAGGAGAACAGCATAATTCCCAGAGGTTTTCCGAGCAGTAATCCGGCAATAATTCCCAGGCTCAGCGGATGGAGTAACAAAGCAGCTCCTCCGTCAGGAAAAACAATGGCGGTATTCGCCAGGGCAAAAAATGGCAGTATGAGATAGTTCACCGGCTTCTGCAATGCATGTTCCATTGATTCTACGGCATTCATGGGTACACAAAAAGCAAGCAGCACACCGGCAACTGTGGCATGAACGCCGGAATGCAGAATGAACCACCACACTATAATTCCCGGTAGGAGATAAAAGATAACAGGACGCACCCTGAATTTTTGAAGCGTGTATAAAAAAGCAATGATCAACGCAGCATATAGTAATTGTCCGAGATTGATTTCACTGGTGTAAAAAATGGCGATCACCAGCACAGCTCCTAAATCGTCGATGATGGCCAACGCGGTCAGAAAAACTTTGAGGGCAAACGGTACTTTGTTACCCATGAGTGACAAGATACCAAGAGAAAAGGCAATATCTGTTGCAGTTGGAACTGCCCAGCCCTGCAGAAAATCCGTGTGCTGATTGAAGAGTACAAAGAATAATGCAGGCATGATCATGCCGCCAACAGCGGCCAAAACCGGCAACAACGATTGCCGGATATCTGAGAGTTCGCCATGCACAATTTCGCGGCGGATTTCCAACCCGACCATAAAGAAAAAAATCACCATCAGTCCATCGTTGATCCAATGAGAAACCGATAGTTGAAAAAAGGAACTGCCCACTTCAAGGTGCCAGAAATGCAGATAACTTTCCCGGTAGGGAGAATTACTGATGAATAATGAAAGTAAAGTGGCAACGATCAGCAGCAGGCCGGTCAGTTGCCCTTTTGCCGACATTTCAGCTATGGGATTTATGAACTGTTTCATATTGTTTGACCGGAACAATATAGCAAATGATTGATGCACAGGTGCAGCACAAACATCGTGGGTGAATGTCAAACTATAAATTAACTGTTCAGTTAATCTTTACGATTAGCAAAATGCAAAGACAGATCGCCAGGGTTTGTTTTCTGTCTAGAGTTCTGAATTATGTACCAAAATGTTTAAAAAGAAGTTGTTCGGAAAGACGTAAAGTCGCAAAGGAAATAGGAGTATAAAACTTTGGGGCTTGCGCTTTTGCGAGAAAAATCAAATGGCCACGAAGCAATTATTCCCGCACTTTTACAGGATTACATTGTCAGAAAAAGATATATAATGAACATATAGATACCTGAAAAAGCCGGTTGACAACATAGAGGAAATGTATTCACTTGGATTCATTAGAAATTGTATTTTCGTCCACGTTTTAAGTAAAAAAATCACCTTATTTAAAGACCATTTGATACAACCGTTACTAAACATCTTTCAAAAAAACACCTGTATGTTAACTGTATTATCTACCCGCTTCTGCATTCGTCAAGTCCGGAAAGCACTTTGGTTGATCACCTGTTGCTACTTTTTTACTCAATTTGCCACAGCGCAGGTGATTACTGTTCCAGCCTCAAATCCAAATGATTCATCGAACCGAAAACCACTCGGCTGCTTTTACGGCTACGAGCGCACAGCAATGCTGTATACTTCGAGCGAAATAGGCCAGGGTGGAAGCATCACGAAGGTTGGATTTTACCTGAATTCAAAGAACAATCCCGCTGCTGCTACTCCGGTAATCATCCGGATGAAATCAGTTGCTCCGAATTCATTTACTTCCTCCATTTATTATACTCAGGCTTTCGGTTCCACGCAGGTTTTTAACGGAGTAATTACATCCGACATGCTCACTGCAGACAACTGGGTTACCATTGAGCTGGGTACAGCTTTTAACTACAGCAGCAATAACCTGTTGGTGTTGGTAGAAACGAATTACGGGGAATTCGGTGGAGAAAATTATGACGCCAAACTATTCCGCCAATCTACTACCACCAGCTATCGTTGCCAGTTTTGGGAAGATGACCTTATCCCTCCTGCTGACTATGGTACACTCATCAAGAAACGTCCAGCCATTCAATTGACTTTTGAAGCGAACTGCGTTGGTACACCTAATCCAGGCAACACCCTTTCTACCTCCGCTTCCGTTTGTGTAAATGAACCATTTACCCTTTCATTGCAAAATGCGCCAACTACGCCAGGTCTTTCTTATGTGTGGCAATATTCTCCGGATGGTAATGATCCATGGACAACCATTCCGGGTGCAACAGCTTCCACACTAGTTTACACGCAGTCGACAGCAAATTATTACCATTGCAAAGTAACCTGTAACGCAGGCGGCGCAACAGGCACTTCCAATTCGTTGCTGGTGGGTTTAAATCCTTTTTACGAATGCTACTGCGCATCTTATGCTGCCGATATCAGCGATTCAAAAATCAATTCGTTTCAGATGGCGGATATCAGTACCAGTTCATCGCCGGGCACTTGTGAATCTTATACTGATTATACAGCCGTACCCGGAAATGTAAGTGCCGGAGAACTGGTTACCATGAAAATTGACAATGGCTCCTGCAGCGGATTTTTTTATGATTCGTACGTTGGTGTTTATATTGATTACAACCAGAATGGAGTTTACGAAGAAGCCACAGAACTGGTGTATGGCTACGGACCGGTCACCGATTTCAATTCCATACCCGACTATACCTTTATTTTTCCCACGGTAGCGCCGGGAGGCGTGACGGGTATGCGTGTGATTGTTACAGAAGGAGATTCGATTCCCTATGCCTGCGGTGAATATACCTATGGAGAAACGGAAGATTATCTATTGAACATTACAGCAGCTACGGCTTGTACCGGATCACCAAGTCCGGGAGCAACACTTGCTACACAATCTTCTGTTTGTCCGGATGAGCTCTTTGAATTATCAATTGCCAATTACGAGACCAGCACAGGTATCTCTTACCAGTGGCAATCCAGTCTTACTGACAATAATTATAACAACATCAATGGTGCCACCTCTGCCACCAGAACACAGTCGCAAACAGTTGCAACCTGGTATCGCTGCAAGGTAACCTGTGATAATTCCGGTGAATTTACTTTCTCCACCGGAGTACAGGTTAATATGAATCCATTCTATGCCTGTTACTGTGCTTCCTATGCATTGAAAGATGATGACACGAAAATTGATACCATTAAAATTGGCAACCAGGTGTTCGGAACATCACCTGCTGCCTGCGAAACGTACACTGATAATACAGCGATTGATCTGCAGGTTGCCAAATCCGGTCCTGTAACTATTCAGATTGACAATGGTGCATGCACCGGACAGTTTTATGAAGCGTATGTTGCGGTGTACATTGACTATAATCAGAACAATGTTTACAATGCCAATGAGCTGGTTTATTCATACGGACCGACTACTGATTTGCACAGCATTCCTGATGGTGTATTTACTATTCCCGGTGTAACTCAACTTGGCAAAACCGGCATGCGCATAATTATTGCTGAAGGAGAATCGGTACCTGCCGCCTGTGGAACATATGAATTTGGAGAAACAGAAGATTTTGCCATCAACATTGTTGATCAGCCACCTTGCCTGGTACCACCCAATGCAGGTGTAGCATCAGCGTCTGTTCAGTCTTTTTGTGCTGTTGATGTGCCTGCGGAAATTACACTTACCCTCACGGAAAATTCCACCGGACTGGGACAAACCTATCAATGGGAATCATCTGCTGACAACGTTATTTACACACCGCTGGCCGGACAAACAGACACTACTGCCACCGTTACGGTTACTGCTACTACCTACTATCGTTGCAAGGTGACTTGCTCAGGTAACAGTGCATACTCTGTTGAAGTGATGGTACTCGTGAAAGCTACTCCTACCGGGAATACACAACTGAATCCAATTGTGATCACGACATTACCGTACATAGATACGCGTGATAACCTTTCTTCCAATTGCTGGACGAGCGATTATACCAACATCACGCAACAACCTTCGCCGGATGTTTTTTATTCATTATCGCTCACCGACACTTCCGGAACATTGGAAATTTCAACCTGTGAAACCACTTCAGGATTCAATACCTACGTGCACCTGATAACAGAAGCCGGTGTTCATCAAAACAGTAATGACAATAACGGGGTGCTTTGTACCGGCAATAATGCTTCCATCAAATTCTATGAGGGAAATGTGCCAATCAATTTATTCATTGTAGTGGAAGGTCATGCTGCTGATGAAGGAAATTATACGCTTACAGTTAATTTCATTCCTGATTCAGCAACCGGAGTAGTGAACAGTCCGGCCATAGCAGCAAGCAATTTTTCCATTTACCCGAACCCAACTGATGGAAATGTGACCGTGCAGTTGAATCTTAA
The genomic region above belongs to Chitinophagaceae bacterium and contains:
- a CDS encoding MBL fold metallo-hydrolase translates to MYFPLSEGTYSVDESKLFIPFDPLTDHLHDRPASLIVDIVPFLVRTKNELIVIDPGLGLPSAEGDFMIHENIQRAGFNADDVAVVLLSHLHKDHASGICYGKEPVYDLMFPNATYYCQKRELEYAFTKKESPSFVLAKLEFLSHSSKLILLDGDGKISDDIAYEISGGHTPYHQVFTIKTETGSCFYGGDVLPQPKQLQMKFSAKYDFDGKVSAEKRIEYGNRAAENNYTCLFFHSASMPMAKVKKLGEGKFLLEGIEN
- the nhaA gene encoding Na+/H+ antiporter NhaA, which gives rise to MKQFINPIAEMSAKGQLTGLLLIVATLLSLFISNSPYRESYLHFWHLEVGSSFFQLSVSHWINDGLMVIFFFMVGLEIRREIVHGELSDIRQSLLPVLAAVGGMIMPALFFVLFNQHTDFLQGWAVPTATDIAFSLGILSLMGNKVPFALKVFLTALAIIDDLGAVLVIAIFYTSEINLGQLLYAALIIAFLYTLQKFRVRPVIFYLLPGIIVWWFILHSGVHATVAGVLLAFCVPMNAVESMEHALQKPVNYLILPFFALANTAIVFPDGGAALLLHPLSLGIIAGLLLGKPLGIMLFSWIAIKAGWAQLPLQVTWRKLLAAGFAAGIGFTMSIFIATLAFSDAAVLDTAKLAILVGSLLSGLAGVMLLASERSIGN
- a CDS encoding T9SS type A sorting domain-containing protein, which codes for MLTVLSTRFCIRQVRKALWLITCCYFFTQFATAQVITVPASNPNDSSNRKPLGCFYGYERTAMLYTSSEIGQGGSITKVGFYLNSKNNPAAATPVIIRMKSVAPNSFTSSIYYTQAFGSTQVFNGVITSDMLTADNWVTIELGTAFNYSSNNLLVLVETNYGEFGGENYDAKLFRQSTTTSYRCQFWEDDLIPPADYGTLIKKRPAIQLTFEANCVGTPNPGNTLSTSASVCVNEPFTLSLQNAPTTPGLSYVWQYSPDGNDPWTTIPGATASTLVYTQSTANYYHCKVTCNAGGATGTSNSLLVGLNPFYECYCASYAADISDSKINSFQMADISTSSSPGTCESYTDYTAVPGNVSAGELVTMKIDNGSCSGFFYDSYVGVYIDYNQNGVYEEATELVYGYGPVTDFNSIPDYTFIFPTVAPGGVTGMRVIVTEGDSIPYACGEYTYGETEDYLLNITAATACTGSPSPGATLATQSSVCPDELFELSIANYETSTGISYQWQSSLTDNNYNNINGATSATRTQSQTVATWYRCKVTCDNSGEFTFSTGVQVNMNPFYACYCASYALKDDDTKIDTIKIGNQVFGTSPAACETYTDNTAIDLQVAKSGPVTIQIDNGACTGQFYEAYVAVYIDYNQNNVYNANELVYSYGPTTDLHSIPDGVFTIPGVTQLGKTGMRIIIAEGESVPAACGTYEFGETEDFAINIVDQPPCLVPPNAGVASASVQSFCAVDVPAEITLTLTENSTGLGQTYQWESSADNVIYTPLAGQTDTTATVTVTATTYYRCKVTCSGNSAYSVEVMVLVKATPTGNTQLNPIVITTLPYIDTRDNLSSNCWTSDYTNITQQPSPDVFYSLSLTDTSGTLEISTCETTSGFNTYVHLITEAGVHQNSNDNNGVLCTGNNASIKFYEGNVPINLFIVVEGHAADEGNYTLTVNFIPDSATGVVNSPAIAASNFSIYPNPTDGNVTVQLNLNNDANKVAALNLYNTIGQLVQTEKVTLVQGQYNGSLQLNTLLANGVYNLQLNDGATVISKPIVIQR
- a CDS encoding YceI family protein, with the translated sequence MKKNLLLAIALCCLFTARAQDVFLSSTSTVSFFSETPVENIDATSKQVVGAVNVKAKSVYFKAKMSTFEFKKALMQEHFNENYIESEKYPNATFNGIINESVDLTKDGTYAVTVTGNFNLHGVDQKRTIPGSITVKSGTIDVSAEFDVKLSDHNITIPTVVVKNISETVKVKVQASLLPVKSEK